One stretch of Rhodospirillales bacterium DNA includes these proteins:
- the rsmH gene encoding 16S rRNA (cytosine(1402)-N(4))-methyltransferase RsmH, whose amino-acid sequence MLAEMLDGMAPRADGVYVDATFGGGGYTRALLDAAACRVWGIDRDPDAVARADVLCRRYAGRLTVLPGSFGDLANGLGTAGIDRVDGIIFDLGMSSQQLETPERGFSFRLDGPLDMRMDPSVAVSAGDVVNTASAQDLARILRSYGEERSARRIARAIVEARETAPIIRTGQLAAIVHRVLAGPPTGIDAATRTFQALRIYVNDELGELDRGLLAAEHLLAPGGRLGVVAYHSLEDRRVKMFMRTRSGVAPRASRHHPDGSAEGSAPSLRLVHRRALRPTAAEIAANPRARSARMRVAERTAAPAWPSSSEGGRTEALPTDRQSSDDRSTHDRRTTDQRAAVQPSADRRAA is encoded by the coding sequence ATGCTGGCGGAGATGCTGGACGGTATGGCTCCGCGCGCCGATGGCGTGTACGTGGACGCCACCTTCGGCGGCGGCGGCTACACGAGGGCGCTGCTCGACGCGGCGGCGTGCCGAGTTTGGGGCATCGACCGCGATCCCGATGCGGTGGCCCGAGCGGATGTGCTGTGCCGCCGTTACGCGGGCCGGCTGACCGTGCTGCCCGGATCGTTCGGCGACCTCGCAAATGGTCTTGGCACGGCGGGGATCGATCGGGTGGACGGCATCATCTTCGATCTGGGCATGTCATCGCAGCAACTGGAGACGCCCGAGCGCGGCTTCTCGTTCCGCCTTGACGGTCCGCTCGACATGCGGATGGACCCGTCCGTCGCCGTCAGCGCCGGCGACGTGGTCAACACTGCCTCGGCGCAGGATCTCGCACGCATCCTCCGCAGCTACGGGGAAGAGCGCTCGGCGCGGCGCATCGCCCGCGCCATCGTCGAGGCGCGGGAAACGGCGCCGATCATCCGGACCGGGCAGCTTGCGGCGATCGTGCATCGGGTGCTCGCTGGCCCGCCGACCGGGATCGACGCGGCGACCCGCACCTTCCAGGCGCTCCGCATCTACGTCAACGACGAACTCGGGGAACTGGATCGGGGGCTGCTTGCCGCCGAGCACCTGCTCGCGCCTGGCGGGCGGCTGGGCGTCGTCGCCTATCACTCGCTTGAAGACCGCCGCGTCAAGATGTTCATGCGCACCCGCAGCGGTGTCGCCCCGCGCGCCTCCCGCCATCATCCGGACGGCTCCGCAGAGGGCAGCGCTCCCAGCCTGCGACTCGTGCACCGCCGTGCGCTCCGCCCGACGGCCGCGGAGATCGCCGCCAACCCTCGCGCGCGTTCAGCCCGCATGCGCGTTGCGGAACGCACTGCGGCGCCTGCGTGGCCCTCTTCATCGGAAGGCGGGCGCACGGAAGCCTTGCCGACGGATCGTCAAAGCAGCGACGACCGGTCGACGCACGACCGGCGAACAACGGACCAGCGGGCAGCAGTCCAGCCATCAGCAGACAGGAGAGCGGCATGA
- a CDS encoding cell division protein FtsL has product MNAGFFRQTTLLFMVLAIGLALVLFGVKYEVQDVEEELAQLDQDIANERRSIHVLRAEWAYLNNPDRLRGLAKSHLDLQPLAPEQLGSFASLPWPTPPTQAGIASALKSGPINVPSTASRWSAEP; this is encoded by the coding sequence ATGAACGCCGGTTTCTTCCGACAGACGACCCTGTTGTTCATGGTGCTCGCCATAGGGCTGGCGCTTGTCCTGTTCGGCGTCAAATACGAGGTCCAGGACGTGGAAGAGGAGTTGGCGCAACTCGACCAGGACATCGCCAACGAGCGCCGCAGCATCCACGTGCTCCGCGCCGAATGGGCGTACCTCAACAACCCCGACCGGCTTCGCGGTCTCGCCAAGTCGCACCTGGATCTGCAGCCGTTGGCGCCCGAACAGCTTGGATCGTTCGCTTCCCTGCCGTGGCCGACGCCGCCGACACAAGCCGGGATCGCCTCTGCGCTGAAATCCGGGCCCATCAACGTCCCGTCGACGGCGTCCCGCTGGAGTGCCGAGCCATGA
- a CDS encoding penicillin-binding protein 2: MSGLQHKGSLETARGTAVRRTVRLEGAYSRTLDVARNRLVVAGIFFLLAFLVIGGRLVTLAAIGGGTERAAAGGSAWVAGRGDIFDRNGVLLATSLPTPSLYADPSEVLDPIETARRLMQVFPDLDRTVLLNRLSRDCRFVWIRRNITPEEQHAVNWLGLPGLGFRIEARRVYPHGSMVSHLVGFTNRAARGVAGAESAFDAELAADLPVTLSVDVGVQSILHQELMRTIKTFRAVGAAGVVLDAENGEVLAMVSLPDFDPNDPASGDEELRFNRATQGVYEMGSTFKLFTAAMALDSGTVTLESGYDASRPIRISRHTIRDFHPENRWLSVPEILVHSSNIGAAQMALDVGAGLQRKYLQQLGLLTAPGIELPEVGKPLQPGQWRDVNTMTIGFGHGIAVSPLQVASSVATVVNGGVQHRPTIVRREAPRPLGEQVLSARTSERMRAMMRLAVMRGTGTKADVPGLRVGGKTGTAEKLIGGRYNRSAKLVSFVGAFPIDHPRYVVVAVVDEPKGTRETYGYATGGWVAAPAVGRIADRIAPILGVEPVMADIEEIKARERGEHRIIPAVLRGDAPMTAFLRQAMAQARGRPGAAH; this comes from the coding sequence ATGAGCGGTCTTCAGCACAAGGGCAGTCTGGAAACCGCCCGCGGCACCGCGGTTCGCCGCACCGTGCGGCTGGAAGGCGCCTATTCGCGAACTCTGGACGTCGCACGCAATCGGCTGGTCGTCGCCGGGATATTCTTCCTGTTGGCGTTTCTGGTGATCGGCGGGAGATTGGTGACGCTGGCAGCCATTGGCGGCGGCACGGAGCGGGCCGCCGCTGGCGGCAGCGCCTGGGTGGCGGGCCGCGGCGACATCTTCGACCGCAACGGTGTCCTTCTCGCCACCAGCCTGCCGACACCCTCGTTATACGCCGATCCCTCGGAGGTCCTGGACCCCATCGAGACCGCCCGGCGGCTCATGCAGGTGTTCCCGGACCTTGATCGCACCGTCTTGCTCAACCGGCTGTCGCGAGATTGTCGTTTCGTCTGGATCCGCCGCAATATCACGCCGGAGGAACAACACGCCGTCAACTGGCTCGGTCTTCCTGGTCTCGGCTTCCGCATCGAGGCGCGCCGCGTCTATCCGCACGGCTCGATGGTGTCCCACCTCGTCGGCTTCACGAACCGTGCCGCTCGCGGCGTCGCCGGCGCCGAAAGTGCGTTCGACGCCGAACTTGCGGCGGATCTGCCGGTCACCCTCTCCGTCGACGTCGGTGTCCAGAGCATCCTGCACCAGGAATTGATGCGGACGATCAAAACCTTCCGCGCCGTCGGCGCCGCCGGCGTGGTGCTCGATGCGGAGAACGGAGAGGTCCTGGCGATGGTGTCGCTGCCGGACTTCGACCCCAACGATCCGGCCTCCGGCGACGAGGAGCTGCGCTTCAACCGCGCCACCCAGGGCGTCTACGAAATGGGCTCCACGTTCAAATTGTTCACGGCGGCGATGGCGCTCGACAGCGGCACCGTAACGCTTGAGAGCGGCTATGACGCCAGCCGCCCGATTCGAATTTCGCGCCATACGATTCGGGACTTCCATCCGGAAAATCGGTGGCTCTCGGTACCGGAAATCCTTGTTCATTCATCGAATATCGGCGCCGCCCAGATGGCGCTTGACGTCGGAGCGGGCCTCCAGCGCAAGTACTTGCAACAACTTGGTCTGCTCACGGCGCCGGGCATCGAACTACCGGAGGTGGGCAAGCCCTTGCAGCCCGGACAGTGGCGTGACGTGAACACGATGACGATCGGTTTCGGACATGGCATCGCGGTGAGCCCGCTGCAGGTCGCCTCCAGCGTGGCGACCGTGGTCAATGGCGGCGTTCAGCACCGCCCGACCATCGTCCGCCGCGAGGCGCCGCGTCCGTTGGGCGAACAGGTTCTGTCTGCGCGCACCTCGGAGCGGATGCGGGCGATGATGCGGCTCGCGGTCATGCGCGGCACCGGCACCAAAGCGGACGTTCCCGGGCTCCGCGTCGGCGGCAAGACGGGCACGGCGGAGAAGCTGATCGGCGGCCGCTATAACCGTAGCGCCAAGCTGGTTTCCTTCGTCGGGGCCTTCCCGATCGATCATCCGCGCTACGTGGTGGTGGCGGTGGTCGACGAACCGAAAGGCACCCGAGAGACCTACGGTTACGCGACCGGCGGTTGGGTCGCGGCGCCGGCGGTCGGCCGCATCGCGGACCGCATCGCGCCGATCCTCGGGGTCGAGCCGGTGATGGCGGACATCGAGGAGATCAAGGCGCGGGAGCGGGGCGAACACCGCATCATCCCCGCGGTGCTGCGGGGCGACGCCCCGATGACCGCGTTCCTCCGGCAGGCGATGGCCCAGGCGCGGGGACGACCCGGTGCGGCTCACTGA
- a CDS encoding UDP-N-acetylmuramoyl-L-alanyl-D-glutamate--2,6-diaminopimelate ligase: MRLTDLLNGFDVEVTGTTESKRSHITGLTSDSRQVKPGYLFAALPGGRTDGTAFISESIARGAAAVLTRAPDFERRESVAVIVDANPRRRLALLASRFYGRQPDVVAAVTGTNGKTSVVSFLRQIWTHAGRAAASVGTLGVQAPDAARSGSLTTPDPVELHATLAELADAGVDHLALEASSHGLSQHRLDGVRIAAAAFTNLTREHLDYHGSMADYLDAKRRLFAELVDAGGSCVVNADDAAGAEMIAAAEPRGIAVMTYGHAGRDVRLTAITPAAEGQRLELVVEGKTHCVSVPLVGVFQASNALCAAALAMATRVPAEVTVQALMALQGVRGRLELAARLDSGARVYVDYAHTPDALAAALAALRPHAAGRLIVVFGCGGDRDAGKRPEMGRIAAVLADHVIVTDDNPRGEDSAAIRRAILAGCPSATEIGDRAEAIAAAVAMLGTGDVLLIAGKGHETGQIVGDRVLPFDDAAAVRCAAAGRQA; this comes from the coding sequence GTGCGGCTCACTGACTTGCTGAATGGATTCGATGTCGAGGTGACGGGTACGACGGAGAGCAAACGAAGCCACATTACGGGTTTGACCAGCGACTCACGGCAGGTCAAGCCGGGCTACCTGTTCGCGGCATTGCCGGGTGGCCGGACCGACGGCACTGCCTTCATCTCCGAATCTATCGCCCGCGGCGCCGCCGCGGTGCTCACGCGGGCGCCCGACTTCGAGCGGCGGGAGTCCGTCGCGGTGATCGTTGACGCCAACCCACGGCGCCGCCTCGCGCTGCTGGCAAGCCGCTTCTACGGTCGGCAGCCGGATGTCGTCGCCGCCGTCACCGGCACCAACGGCAAGACCTCCGTCGTCAGTTTCCTGCGCCAGATCTGGACGCATGCCGGCCGCGCGGCCGCCAGCGTCGGCACGCTCGGCGTTCAGGCGCCGGACGCCGCGCGCTCCGGCAGCCTAACCACCCCCGATCCGGTCGAGTTGCACGCGACCCTCGCCGAACTCGCCGACGCCGGCGTCGATCATCTGGCGCTGGAGGCGTCGAGCCACGGGCTCTCCCAGCACCGGCTCGACGGGGTGCGCATCGCGGCGGCGGCGTTCACCAACCTCACCCGCGAACACCTCGACTATCACGGCTCAATGGCGGATTATCTCGACGCCAAGCGGCGTCTGTTCGCGGAGCTTGTAGACGCCGGCGGCAGCTGTGTGGTCAACGCCGACGATGCCGCCGGTGCGGAAATGATCGCCGCCGCCGAGCCGCGCGGAATCGCGGTCATGACCTACGGGCATGCCGGACGGGACGTGCGTCTGACGGCTATCACGCCGGCGGCCGAGGGTCAGCGGCTCGAACTGGTCGTCGAAGGCAAGACACACTGCGTGTCAGTGCCTCTGGTCGGCGTCTTTCAGGCATCCAACGCGCTATGTGCAGCCGCCCTCGCGATGGCGACCCGGGTTCCGGCCGAGGTGACGGTCCAGGCACTGATGGCGCTGCAGGGGGTGCGTGGACGCCTGGAGCTGGCAGCGCGACTCGACAGCGGCGCGCGCGTTTATGTGGATTACGCCCACACGCCGGATGCCCTGGCGGCGGCGCTGGCGGCGCTGCGTCCGCACGCCGCCGGTCGCCTGATCGTCGTGTTCGGCTGCGGCGGCGACCGCGACGCGGGCAAGCGACCGGAGATGGGGCGGATCGCCGCGGTCCTCGCAGACCACGTCATCGTCACCGACGACAATCCACGCGGCGAAGACTCCGCCGCCATCCGTCGCGCCATCCTGGCCGGCTGTCCGAGCGCGACGGAGATCGGCGACCGCGCCGAAGCCATCGCCGCCGCGGTCGCCATGCTGGGTACGGGCGACGTGCTCCTGATCGCCGGCAAAGGACACGAGACCGGCCAGATAGTCGGCGACCGCGTCCTGCCGTTCGATGATGCCGCGGCGGTTCGCTGCGCGGCCGCCGGGAGGCAAGCATGA